The Tessaracoccus aquimaris sequence AACCTTCCAGCCATCGATGAGGTGAGCGCCCGAAGGGATCGATGCTCGGTCCACATACCCAGTCCCACCGTTCTGGTAGATGAGCACGTCGCCAGGCGCCTTTGACGCTCTGCCCTTGAACGTGGTCTCAAATCCAAAGGGCTTACGGGAGCTGACCAGCCTTTCGAAGCGCTTGCTCTCCGGCAGTGCCAGCGAGTGCTCCTGCCCGGTCTCGACGGCAATCACCTTGCGCAAGATTGACAGAGCCTCGTTGAACCGGATGAAGACATCCGCGCCTGGTTCGAGCAAAGAGCGAGTGGCCGTGGTCGTCGGCCAATCCTTGAAGTGGGTGGTGACCTCGCAGAGTCCGGGGTGGTCGCGATCCCAGAGGAAGTAGCACACCCCGCCCTTTAGTCCGACGCCTGGGAACACGTCCGAAGCGCTCAGGTAATCGTTGATTGCCCGCACGCGGCTGTCGGTCAGCATTGACTCCCTGAACTCATCGAGGCCTTTTCCTCCCGCAAACCAACGCGAGGGAACGATCATGGACAAGAAACGCGGGTCGAGTTTCTTGGCCTGCTCTACGAAGAGTTGATAGATCGGGGCGGCGCTGGTCCCATGACCGCCGTCGCTGAGCTGGTAGGGCGGGTTGCCGATGATGACGTCGAACTGCATGGTGTCTCCGAACAGCTCCGCGATGCGGGCTTTGATGTCGTCGGTGTGGATGAAGGCGTAGGCGTGAGTCTCAAGGTCGTCACCACGGGCGTAGTCATCCTCGCCTGCGCCGCAGTAGATGCACTTGCGGTTGGTATAGACGGCGACTTCCTCGCTGGTCAGTGGATCAGCACGGAACTCCCGCTTCCCGCCGCCCCAGGTGTGCTCGGTGCGCTCGAACCAGATGTTGCCGTCCTCGGTCGTGAATGACCTAGCGATCGAGTGCGGGCCGTTGGCGAACTTCGAGCAGTAGACGCTCCGGCGCGCGAGCAGCGCCGTGAGCTGGGTGATCCCGATGCCGAACACTTGGTGGGTGAGGATGTGATCGACGCGTTCGGTGAGGTCGGGGATCGTCAGGATCAGGCCGTCGGTGAGTCGGCGCACGATCTCGCGGAGGAACACACCAGACTTGGTGAACGGATCGAGGAACGTGACATCGGGGTTGGCCCAGATGTCGGCGCCGTCGTTGGCGTCTGCCCACGCGGCGGCAAGCGTGTCGAGCATCTGGTTCGCGAACTCCGGCGGGGTGAAGACCTCATCGTTGGAGAGGTTCGCGATGCAGGTCAAGACATCCGGGTTGTGCCCTCGGAGAGTCAAAGGTGCAAGGGTCACGCGGCGGCCTCGGCGATCTGAATGACGGTCATCGTCGGGTAAGTCTGCGCGGGGACGAACAGGTCCTCGTCATCGAGCTCGCCGAATAGGGTTCCCTCGTACGAGGCGCGCTGAGTGAGGTCGTCGTAGCGAAAGTCGCGCCTCTGGAACTTGCCTTTGCCGAGGTAGCCCCACTCAGGAAAGGTGATCGGCTGGCCGCTTGGCACGGTCATGGTCAAGGCATCGCCCTGGACGATGTTCACGGTGAGAACCGCGCGGGCCGCTCGTGCCCACTGGTCATCGTTGCCGATACCCAAGAACGTGTTGAACACCTCGGCGAGATTGTGACGGCACTCTTCGGCGTTGTCTGCGAGAAGTTCGATACCGTAGGTGCACATGAGCGCGAACAATGCGTAGTGGCGCTTCTCGAACTCGCTCTTGCCGTGCCGAAGCTCGACCGTGGCGAGCTTGCGAGCCAGGACGGGGATGAGGAAGTTGCCCGAGCCGCAGGCGGGTTCGAGTACGCGGGAGTCGATCCGCTCAGACTCGTGCTTAACGAGGTCGAGCATGTCCTCGACCATCCACGCCGGCGTGAACACCTCGCCGTGGTCCGCAACGCGTTGCTTGGACTTCACCAAGCGCTGGGCGTCTTTCAGGTTCATCTTCCCCCTCCCGGTGCTCGTCGTTGTCATGAGCGTAGGAGCGTCCACCGACACCGGGATGGGCTACGTGGAGCTCTTGGTCACTGGCCGCCGCACCCGCGCGCACCCAGTCGTCTATCTCGCTGGCTTGGAACTTCCAGAGGCGTCCGACCTTGTGGGCGGGCATGGCCTTCTCGGCGATCCAGGTGTAGACGGTGTCTTTGGTGACCCCGAGGTGGGCGGCGATGTCGTCTGCGGACAGCCACGGCTCAGCCACGTTGGTCCTCCCTCGCTCAATGGCCCAGGCAGGCCAACACCCACGATGATACCGGCTGAGGTACGGCTTGAGTTGGGTTTCTCCGGGCGTGGCCGAACGAGACGGGTTTCGAGAGTGGCCGCTGCGTTCTGCCGATCAGCGTGGGATGCGCACCTTGAGCCAGGCGGTCACCGTGTTCCGCCAGCGGTCCAGATCGCTGTTCCAGCAGAGGGTGTGGCCGGCATCGAAGGTCTCAAGCTCAACGAGGTCCGGGCGAGCGTCTCGGAGTGCTTGTGAGAGCCGGATCGGCACGGAGTCGTCTCGGGTGCCGTGGAGGATCAGGGTCGGCGTGTTGAGCTCTACGGCTCGGGATGTCCAGTCGAAGGTGGGAAGTGGGATGCGTCCTGGCAGGCCGACTGTGCGTGCCAGTGGGTCGAGGGTGAGCCACGGGATCGCGAGGTGCCCGGCTGCTGCAGGCCATCCGCTGCGGGCGCAGTTGGACTTGATGACTTCGGTCCAGTTGAGGACTGGGGAGTCGAGTACGAGCGCGGCGATCAGTCCCGGATGTCGCGGGTGGTCGGCGAGCTGGAGAGCGACAGCGGCACCCATCGACCAGCCGAAGATCACGACCTGTTCGGCTCCTCGTCGGACGGCGTACCCGATGGCCTCGTCAACGTCGCTCGTCTCTGCGTAGCCGAAGGTCGTCCGGCCGGTGCCAACTCGCGGCCCTTCTGCTGTGTTGCGGTAGCTGACGACGAGGGAGGTGTAGCCGAGTTCGGTTGCGGCGAGGACGCCGCGGAGGGTGCCGGCGCGGGTGCTGCCGAGGCCGTGGATGTGGATGGCCCAGGTCGCGAGGTCGCCGTCGATGCGCCAGGCCGGGCATGGTCCTGCGGGGGTCGTGATGGTGATGTCGCGTGTGTGGAGTCCGGCGTCGGCTGGGGTGGCGTAGTAGATGCCGCTCCAGGAGGCGCAATCGCCGGTCTTCGGAGTGAAACCCGATGTGGTGCCCGTGATCCTGCGAGCGACGCGGGTGGGTCCTCGATCGACGCTATCTGTGGCGAGCTGCGCCCAGCCGCCGTGCTCGAACCAGAGATTGTAGATGCCTGGCGCGGCGGCCTGGTCGGTGCGGTCGAGCACGATCAGGTCGCCGTCGTCGGTGTACTCGACGCCTCGAACGGTGAGGTCGAACATTCGTGGGCCGACGGGTGCGGTGAGCCGCCGCGCGATGGCCCACCCGACCCCGGCAACCGCTGCCGCCGCGGCCCCAGCGCCGAGAGCGATGCGGCCTATCACGACTCCCGCTCCTCGACGTAGGGAACGGGCGAGGTCGTCGCGAGGGCACTGTCGCTTCCGACGAGGTGGCTCTCGGCGCGTTCGAGCAGGTCGCGGTCGTCGGTGCTGATGTCGAAGGTGATGCGAGGGTCGATCATCGCGTCGCGGATTTCGACGATCACTCGGTGGAGGTGCCCTTCGGGGTCTTCGCTACTGGCGGCGAGGGGGTCGGCCTGGCTCAGCCCGGGCCGTGCGCGCGTCGCCTGGTGCCAAAGCGACTCCAGCTGCGCTGTGAGGGCGACGGTCTGCCTCTGCCGGGCGCGGTGCTGAGCGCGACGGACGGCAGGCTGGATCGCGAACCCGGCACAGAGGAACACGAAGGTCAGGACGGAGAGCGGATCGTAGGCGGACTGGATAGTGTGCATGAGGTCGAGGTGGCCCGTGGCGTGGGCAACGTCCATGACGATCACGGCGAGGCAGAGCGCGACGCCGAACGCCGACCCCAGGCTCAACAGTGCCGCGGGGAGGTGCTGGATGCCGGTGTTGTGCCGGTACTGCCTTATGGCGAGGACGAGCATCGCCACGACAATGACGAGGCAGTAGGTGAAGTTGATGATCGAGTAGACCGCCGCCGCTGGCTGTGCGCCGAGGTCGATCATAAATCGTGTGGTAGTGGTGCCGCGGTCGATGAGCAGGAACGATGCGGTGATCGCGAGCAGCGCGACGAGCAGGACGGGGATGCTGACGGCGGCTCGGACGAGCCTGGGCCGGTACTCGCCGGTCTTCATGACGCCGCGGCCGAGGAAGAACAGCCCGGTCATCAGGAGCGCGTCCGCGATCAGGGTGGCGAGGTTGGTGCCACCGAGCAGTCGATCGACGGCGCTGTAGGCGGCATCCACGTTGAGCGTCATCGCGATGGCGATGGTGAGGGCGGCGTAGGTGATGCTTCGGTCGGTGCGTTTGCGTCGGAAGATGAGCAGGCTCGCCACGAGCGCCCACATGAGCGTTGCGACGAGCGTCTGGATCATCCGAATATCTCCGAGTATCTGGACTCTGCGAACACCGACCCTCGGATGCCGGCGGCGAGCCGGTCGGCGAGGGACTCGGCGGCGATCTCGGTTTCGCTGTCGAGGTCTTGCCGCCTGAGCAGGCGACCTCTGGTGTACGGCGGGATGTTGGGCAGCAGTACCTCCCCGACTGCACAGCCGTCGCCTTCGCCGTGGCCAAGGATCATGTGGGCGAGCTCGTGGAGCACGAACTGCTGGCGATGCAGCGCGGAGTCGCTGCGGGCGTGAAGCACGACGTCTTCGGCATCGGTGGAGAGCCAGAGCGCGCAGAGGCCGTCGTGGGTGTCGAGGTCTGCGAGTTCGACGACGCGGAGCCTACGGTGCCGCCGGTCTTGGACGGTGTGGAGGAGATCGTCAAGGGCGAAGGTATTGCCGAGCTCAAGGCCCGCGACGGCCGCCGATACGGTCTGTTCGATCTTCACGGTTCGCCCCTTCTCTGTAGGGAGCAGGGACCGGTGGCGGCTCCATCGTGCGGTACCGGTCAGTGCTCGGGCATGTGTGTCATTTCCTCGTCCAGGAACTTGGTGATGGCGTGGAGTGCTTTCGGCGAGATATCGCCGAGGGTGCGGGCAGCGTAGGACTTCACCTTCGCGGCACGCATGGACCGAACCAGGTCGAGCTGCGCAGAGACCTTCTCGGGAGTGGCAGCACCGTCCTCGCCGAGCAGGAACGCGGCGTCCACGTCGAAGAACTCCGCGAGCCCTTCGAAGACGGCGGGGTCTTGGACGTAGCGGTGGCCGTTGACCATGTACGTCCAGCGCGACCGCGACAGGTTGGTGCCTCGTTCTTGGAGGTAGCCGGCGATCTGCGAGTAGGTCGGCTCCGTGCCGGACTCGGCGACGGCGACATCCATCAGGAGCCGCAGACGTTTGGCGAGGTCTTCGGCCGCAGCCTGGCTCTCGTCTTCGGTCATGACGGTGACCCCCTTCCCTTCGCAACGGGCAAGGCATCGATGTAGTCCACCCAGAAGGTGGTTGTGCATGCTCAACCGTACTCGTTGAGCATGCACAAATCAAGGCTTGCGCATGCTCAACGGTCAGTGCTAGAACAGGACTCCGGGGCATTTTGAGCATGCTCAATGTTGCGTCCCGGTCTCGGCTCGGGCTGCCTCAAGGAGGTGAACGATGTCCAGCTCACGGTCTGGGCGCGGGTGTTCGCGCCTACCTGCCAGGTGTACCGCCGCGCGCAGCCGCGTCGCGGCCCGCCGAAGAGGAGGCCGGAGCATGGCATCGAACGAGGACGCCCGCGCGGCGCGAGAGGCGAAGCTCGACGAGCTGCACGAGAAGCTGACCGGCGCGGTCGAGTCGCTGGTCTCGGGTGACGACTGGCGCCAGGCGCTCGCCTTCGCGGCGCGGTTCCGGTCGCGGTCGTTCAACAACACGATGCTGATCTGGGTGCAGCACGAAGCCGCGTTCGAGGCAGGCCGCGTGCCCGAACCCTTCCCCACCCTGGTTGCCGGGTACCGGCAGTGGCAGGGGCTCGGTCGGCAGGTGATGAAGGGCCAGCCGGGCTACATGATCTTCGCGCCCGTGACGGGCCGGTTCGCCACCGCGACCCCTGCCGATGCGGGCTCGTGGCGGCGGCTCGGGCCGAGGGAGACGCCGAAGGCCGGCGAGGTGGTGCGCTCGCGGATGGTCGGAGCCCGGCCGGCCTACGTGTGGGATGCCTCCCAGACCGACGGAGAACCATTGCCAGTTCCGCCCGCTCCGACGCTGCTGGAAGGCGAAGCACCCTCGGGGCTGTGGGACGGGCTGGCCGGGCAGATTCGCGGCGCGGGGTTCGAGGTGCTGCGGGTGCCACACGAGGGGATGATCTCCGGCGCGAACGGCATGACCGACTATGAGGAGCGCACGGTAGCGGTGCGGGAGAACATGGACCCTGCTGCGCAGGTCAAGACGCTCGCGCACGAGCTGGCGCACGTGCTGATGCACGATCCCGACGACGAGGAAGCACGTCAGCATCGCGGCATCCGCGAGGTCGAAGCCGAGTCCGTCGCGCTGATGATCGGTGCCGCGCACGGCATGGACACCACCGGGTACACGATCCCGTACGTCTCGACCTGGGCCGCCCGCGTGGACGGCCAAGAGCCCGTCCAGGTGGTGCAGTCCACCGGCGAGCGGGTGCGGAAGACCGCGCTGGCGATCCTCGACCAGCTCGACACGCTCCAGGTCGGCGACGGCACCCCGCCCGGACTCGAACGCGACGCTCCCAGTCCGCGCACCTCCCGTACGGCTGCGAACTCGGTGGAGACCGATCGTCCGCGTGCTGCGTCGGCGCCAGCGCTGGCAGGGCGGAGGCTGTGATGCCCGAAGCATTCGATGTCCTGGCGGCGCTCATTCGCGTGGATCGTTCACCGAGCCTGGGGCTCGCGGCGCGGAGCCTCGCGGCGGCTGGCGTGCCCGTGTTTCCGTGCGTCGTCGAGGGGAAGCGTCCGCTGACCCGCCGTGGGTTCCTCGATGCGAGCAGCGACCCGGAACAGGTTGCCGCGTGGTGGTCGCGCACACCGAACGCGAACATCGGCATCCCGACCGGCGCTCCATCCGGCGTTGTCGTCGTCGATGTCGATGTCCACGGCCCCCACGACGGCCGCGCGGCGTTCCAGCGCGCCACCGACGCGGGGCTCGTCGATGGCGCGGGTCTGCTCGTGCGCACACCCACCGGAGGCGCGCACGTGTACTTCCCGGCGACCCCGGGCCGCGAGCAGCGGTCGTGGCAGGCAGCCACCGCGGGCGTCGACTTCCGGGGCGACGGCGGCTACATCATCGCTCCTCCCTCCCGGCGAATCATCGACGGCAGTGTGTGCCGCTACGAGGTCGCGGACATCGCCGCGCACTCGGTCGGTCATGTGGACGCGGCCCGTCTGCGGGACTTCCTCGACCCGCGCCCCGTCGCTCCACTACGCGCCAGCAGCGGCTCGATGGATGAGGATGCTGAGCGGTTGGCGACGTGGGTCGCTGGGCGGGGTGAGGGCGAGCGGAACCGAGGCCTGTTCTGGGCTGCCTGCCGCCTCGCAGAGAACGGCGTCTCGCCCGCCGAGGCGCTCGATGCGCTGGGTGCTGCGGCACAGTCGGCGGGTCTGGGTGATCGCGAGATCACCACGACCGTGCGCTCCGCCTACCGAGCCACCCAGCCCGCATCCGAAGTGACGCCCGGCGGCCGGAGCCAGAGCGCGGGTCGGTGGTTCGGTCGCTCGGCGAGCCCACCGTCCGCAGCCTTGGGGAGGGCTGGGCTGTGAGGCGTGAATCGGGAGGGCGGCGCTGGGCCGCGATGACGGCGGTCGCGGGGACGGTGTTCATCGCCGCCGGGGCGTTCTGGCTGTCGTTCACGTCGTTGGCCGATCTGGCTGCTCGCTCCGGGATCGGGGCTGGGCAGGCGTGGGCGTGGCCGCTGATCGTGGACGGCATCATCGTCGTCGCCACGGTTGCCGTCGTCGCGCTCGCCGGGCAGCGCTCGGCCTGGTATCCGTGGGCGCTGCTGGTAGGCGGCGCGCTCGTGTCGGTGACGGCGAACGCCATTCATGCTGTCGTCGCCGCGGACGCCGACGTGCCAAGGATGCTCGCGGCCTCGGTCGCCGCGGTGCCGCCCGTCGTGCTGCTGGCCATCACGCACCTGACCGTGATTCTCACCCGCACCACCGACCCCCATGCGGAACCCGCCACTGCCGACTCGTTCTCGACGAACACCGCGGATTCGATGCCTGCGCTGCCGCCTGGCGAGATGGAGGCCAACCGTCGCGATGAGGGTGTGGCGGATCGGCGGGCGCTGGGGTGGGAGCTGCGCGAGGCGGGCTGGTCGAACAAGCGGATCGCCCGCGAACTCGGGGTGCATCCCTCGACCGTGGGCCGCTGGTTCGCCGTCGCGCACCTCACTGACACCACTGACACCGCCGACGAGCGGGAGGAGACGATCCCATGAACACCACTGAGAACCCCCAGCGCAACGATTCCGCGAGGCCCGATCCCGCACGGCTGGTGCCCGAGGAGCCGCGGGAGCGCCCCGAGTCGGTCGAAGTGATGAGTACGCCGGAGGCGGTGCGGGCCGCGCCGGTCGCCCGCGACGACAAGCGGCACGCGCTCGTTCGTGGGCGAGGCGTGGAGTGGGTGCGCCCCACTGACTTGATCGCCCGGCACTCGGCGCACGCGGCCGGGCGGGGTCTCGACTTCCAGGCCGAGCTGGCACGCCGCACCCGCACCCCGCTCGGTGCAGGTGTTCGTCGTCTCGGGGATCGCGCCCGGCGGTTGCCGCCGATCTCGGCGTTCGGGTGCAGCACCGCACCTGCCTCGCAGGTGTCCCGCTCCGGGGTCTCGATGAGTTGACGGTGGTGACAGGTCATGGCTGCGACGGCATCGGCATGCAGGACGCGCTCGTGGGAGCGAGTGCGCACCTGCCTGCCAGGAGGTGCCGACACCATGACCAGACCAACCAGCACCAGCACCGAGCAGACGGCCGACGGGGCTGAGGACTTCACCACCGGCGAGGGCCTGCGTGCCCTGCTCAATCGCCTCGCCGAGGGCGGCGAGGATGCCTGGGTTCACGACCCGGTGGCCCGCGACCTGATGGAGTTCGCCGCCGACAAGTACCGCGCTCTCGCGAGGAAACACAGGCTCGACACCTGGGAAGCGGTGACGGCGGCGTTCGACGCGATGCAGTACCGCTCGACCCGCGAGGCCAACGATCCGTGGGCGATCATCACCCACGCCGTGCGGATCACCTGCGTCTACGAGGAACGCGCCCAAGGCCTGCTCTGCTCGGTGCACCAGGCTCGTCGCGCGCACGTTTCGGCGTTCCACGATCCTGAACGGTTCTCCGAACGCGACACCGCGCTGGCCGACTATCATCCCGCGTTCCACACCACCGACCTGCGTCCCAGCGACCTCGAACCGGAACCGCGCGACAGTCTCGGGTCAGCGCAAGCGTGCATGTCCGCTGGATCGGCGGCCGAGGACGCCATCGCGATGCTGTGCCTGCTCGACTGGCCCGCCGACACCGCACGGGCCGCGGTCGAGCACGTCTGCGGGGCGTTGACGAAAGCCGGCACCCGCCAGTCCGCCTACGAGACGCTGCGCCGCGACCGGCACGCGCGGGCACTGCTCGACCTCCCGCGCCGCTCCTGGGCCGCACTGCTGAAGGCG is a genomic window containing:
- a CDS encoding Eco57I restriction-modification methylase domain-containing protein, whose translation is MTLAPLTLRGHNPDVLTCIANLSNDEVFTPPEFANQMLDTLAAAWADANDGADIWANPDVTFLDPFTKSGVFLREIVRRLTDGLILTIPDLTERVDHILTHQVFGIGITQLTALLARRSVYCSKFANGPHSIARSFTTEDGNIWFERTEHTWGGGKREFRADPLTSEEVAVYTNRKCIYCGAGEDDYARGDDLETHAYAFIHTDDIKARIAELFGDTMQFDVIIGNPPYQLSDGGHGTSAAPIYQLFVEQAKKLDPRFLSMIVPSRWFAGGKGLDEFRESMLTDSRVRAINDYLSASDVFPGVGLKGGVCYFLWDRDHPGLCEVTTHFKDWPTTTATRSLLEPGADVFIRFNEALSILRKVIAVETGQEHSLALPESKRFERLVSSRKPFGFETTFKGRASKAPGDVLIYQNGGTGYVDRASIPSGAHLIDGWKVYVGRAAPGTGNKDTYPHRIISTPFLGESGSISSETYLCIGTFDTRGEAESALSYLRCRLTRFLILLHKPSQDTTRKVYAFVPTQDWTRDWNDHDLYEKYGLSEDEIDFVERIVRPMEADE
- a CDS encoding N-6 DNA methylase; translated protein: MNLKDAQRLVKSKQRVADHGEVFTPAWMVEDMLDLVKHESERIDSRVLEPACGSGNFLIPVLARKLATVELRHGKSEFEKRHYALFALMCTYGIELLADNAEECRHNLAEVFNTFLGIGNDDQWARAARAVLTVNIVQGDALTMTVPSGQPITFPEWGYLGKGKFQRRDFRYDDLTQRASYEGTLFGELDDEDLFVPAQTYPTMTVIQIAEAAA
- a CDS encoding alpha/beta hydrolase, with translation MIGRIALGAGAAAAAVAGVGWAIARRLTAPVGPRMFDLTVRGVEYTDDGDLIVLDRTDQAAAPGIYNLWFEHGGWAQLATDSVDRGPTRVARRITGTTSGFTPKTGDCASWSGIYYATPADAGLHTRDITITTPAGPCPAWRIDGDLATWAIHIHGLGSTRAGTLRGVLAATELGYTSLVVSYRNTAEGPRVGTGRTTFGYAETSDVDEAIGYAVRRGAEQVVIFGWSMGAAVALQLADHPRHPGLIAALVLDSPVLNWTEVIKSNCARSGWPAAAGHLAIPWLTLDPLARTVGLPGRIPLPTFDWTSRAVELNTPTLILHGTRDDSVPIRLSQALRDARPDLVELETFDAGHTLCWNSDLDRWRNTVTAWLKVRIPR
- a CDS encoding MAB_1171c family putative transporter produces the protein MIQTLVATLMWALVASLLIFRRKRTDRSITYAALTIAIAMTLNVDAAYSAVDRLLGGTNLATLIADALLMTGLFFLGRGVMKTGEYRPRLVRAAVSIPVLLVALLAITASFLLIDRGTTTTRFMIDLGAQPAAAVYSIINFTYCLVIVVAMLVLAIRQYRHNTGIQHLPAALLSLGSAFGVALCLAVIVMDVAHATGHLDLMHTIQSAYDPLSVLTFVFLCAGFAIQPAVRRAQHRARQRQTVALTAQLESLWHQATRARPGLSQADPLAASSEDPEGHLHRVIVEIRDAMIDPRITFDISTDDRDLLERAESHLVGSDSALATTSPVPYVEERES
- a CDS encoding ImmA/IrrE family metallo-endopeptidase — protein: MASNEDARAAREAKLDELHEKLTGAVESLVSGDDWRQALAFAARFRSRSFNNTMLIWVQHEAAFEAGRVPEPFPTLVAGYRQWQGLGRQVMKGQPGYMIFAPVTGRFATATPADAGSWRRLGPRETPKAGEVVRSRMVGARPAYVWDASQTDGEPLPVPPAPTLLEGEAPSGLWDGLAGQIRGAGFEVLRVPHEGMISGANGMTDYEERTVAVRENMDPAAQVKTLAHELAHVLMHDPDDEEARQHRGIREVEAESVALMIGAAHGMDTTGYTIPYVSTWAARVDGQEPVQVVQSTGERVRKTALAILDQLDTLQVGDGTPPGLERDAPSPRTSRTAANSVETDRPRAASAPALAGRRL
- a CDS encoding bifunctional DNA primase/polymerase — its product is MPEAFDVLAALIRVDRSPSLGLAARSLAAAGVPVFPCVVEGKRPLTRRGFLDASSDPEQVAAWWSRTPNANIGIPTGAPSGVVVVDVDVHGPHDGRAAFQRATDAGLVDGAGLLVRTPTGGAHVYFPATPGREQRSWQAATAGVDFRGDGGYIIAPPSRRIIDGSVCRYEVADIAAHSVGHVDAARLRDFLDPRPVAPLRASSGSMDEDAERLATWVAGRGEGERNRGLFWAACRLAENGVSPAEALDALGAAAQSAGLGDREITTTVRSAYRATQPASEVTPGGRSQSAGRWFGRSASPPSAALGRAGL
- a CDS encoding DUF2637 domain-containing protein, which gives rise to MRRESGGRRWAAMTAVAGTVFIAAGAFWLSFTSLADLAARSGIGAGQAWAWPLIVDGIIVVATVAVVALAGQRSAWYPWALLVGGALVSVTANAIHAVVAADADVPRMLAASVAAVPPVVLLAITHLTVILTRTTDPHAEPATADSFSTNTADSMPALPPGEMEANRRDEGVADRRALGWELREAGWSNKRIARELGVHPSTVGRWFAVAHLTDTTDTADEREETIP